The following DNA comes from Streptomyces sp. NBC_00690.
TCCAGGAACTCGATCGGGACCCGACGGATCGTGAGCTCGGATTCGGTGACGACGGCCGCGGCCAGCAGGCTCATCGCCTCGACCGGGTCCTCGGAGGGCGAGTAGTCGACGTCGACGTCGATGGTGGGCACGCCGTGGACGGTCAGCGTCGTGGTGCCGACGCCGTCGACGCGTACGCCGAGGGCCTCCAGGAAGAAGCACAGGTCCTGGACCATGTAGTTGGACGACGCATTGCGGATCACCGTCACCCCCTCATGGCGGGCAGCCGCCAACAGGGCGTTCTCGGTCACGGTGTCGCCGCGCTCGGTCAGGACGATCGGCCGGTCGGGTGCGGTCGTCCGCTCGACCTGTGCGTGGTATAGGCCCTCGGTCGCCGTGATGTCCAAACCGAAGCGGCGCAGCGCGATCATATGCGGCTCGATGGTGCGGGTTCCCAGGTCGCAACCGCCCGCATAGGGCAGTCGGAAGGACTCCACCCGATGCAGCAGCGGTCCCAGGAACATGATGATCGAGCGGGTGCGGCGGGCCGCGTCCGCGTCGATGGCGTCCAAGTCGAGTTGGGCCGGCGGGACGATCTCCAGGTCCACGCCGTCATTGATCCAGCGGGTGCGGACACCGATGGAGTTGAGGACCTCCAGCAGACGGAAGACCTCTTCGATGCGGGCCACGCGGCGCAGCACCGTGCGGCCCTTGTTCAGAAGGGAGCCGCACAGCAGCGCCACACAGGCGTTCTTGCTCGTCTTGACATCGATCGCGCCGGACAGACGACGCCCGCCCACGACCCGCAGATGCATCGGGCCGGCGTAGCCCAGGGACACGATTTCGCTGTCCAGCGCCTCACCGATCCGAGCGATCATCTCAAGGCTGATGTTTTGGTTGCCACGTTCGATACGGTTGACCGCGCTCTGGCTCGTGCCGAGAGCGTCTGCGAGTTGAGTCTGTGTCCAGCCGCGATGCTGTCGAGCGTCACGGATGAGCTTACCGATACGTACGAGGTAGTCGTCTGCCATGAAGGGGAGGTTATCTCAGATATGAGATGAAGCGCACGACGGGGGTGGCGTTCGGGTGAGCCTGCGGCGAGCCCCGCTCGCAGTTTGACGGTCCGTCGGGAGCGCTGGTGCGTCAAGCGGTGGGGGTCCATCCGGGTGTTGGGGTGCGGTGTTCCGGTTCCACCCGAGCGCCCGTGGCCTGGGGCTGCGATGGGCGCTGGACTCGGAGAATCGTGGCGTGCCGACGAAGAGAAGAGGACGTCTACGGTGAAGTCGCTGAAGGGGACTCATATCGGCACAAGTGCACTGATGGGTGATGCTGACAGGGGGGTGCTCCGACGGCGTAGACCCGGAAGGCTCCACCCCTGTATCTCGGTTATTGAGTGAAGGGGCTCATGCCGCCCTTGTGGGAATGCCCCGGTGTGGATGGAGTCCGACGAGGTTGTTCGACTGCCGCGGGGGAGTCGGCCTCCGTCGCCGTGCGGTGAGCACGCCTTGCCACACGCCCTGGTGGTCATGCGAGTCGAGGGTGGCCTTCGCCGCGCAGAATCGGCTCTGACCTGGTGTGATCGCCTTGGGTCTCGGTCCGTGCGCTGGTGCGTTCTTGGGCGCGACGGCGGGCTGTATCGGGGTACGCGTGATACAGCACACCGCGCCCATCGGGTGTCCTGTCTCATTGAAGGTAGTCGACTGGATCGCGTTGACCTGCCTGGACTGGATTGAGTGAGACAGCCGTCAGTAGGGCACGAGGCCAGCCTGCGTGCCTGAGTCATTCACCAGGCAGTCCCGCCGCCCGCCGCCGATCAACGATGTCCGAGACTGTGTGGGTAGGCAATATGCCAGCCAGCGCGGCCTCGGTGAGCCGGTCGCCTACGGG
Coding sequences within:
- a CDS encoding helix-turn-helix domain-containing protein, producing the protein MADDYLVRIGKLIRDARQHRGWTQTQLADALGTSQSAVNRIERGNQNISLEMIARIGEALDSEIVSLGYAGPMHLRVVGGRRLSGAIDVKTSKNACVALLCGSLLNKGRTVLRRVARIEEVFRLLEVLNSIGVRTRWINDGVDLEIVPPAQLDLDAIDADAARRTRSIIMFLGPLLHRVESFRLPYAGGCDLGTRTIEPHMIALRRFGLDITATEGLYHAQVERTTAPDRPIVLTERGDTVTENALLAAARHEGVTVIRNASSNYMVQDLCFFLEALGVRVDGVGTTTLTVHGVPTIDVDVDYSPSEDPVEAMSLLAAAVVTESELTIRRVPIEFLEIELAVLEEMGLDHDRSSEYTADNGRTRLVDLTVRPSKLEAPIDKIHPMPFPGLNIDNVPFFAAIAAVAQGQTLIHDWVYDNRAIYLTDLNRLGGRLQLLDPHRVLVEGPTRWRAAEMMCPPALRPAVVVLLAMMAAEGTSVLRNVYVINRGYEELAERLNSVGAQIEIFRDI